In Mycobacterium stomatepiae, the following are encoded in one genomic region:
- a CDS encoding AAA family ATPase, protein MLQTVAIRGYRSLREVILPLGRLSIITGANGAGKSSVYRALRLLADCGRGEVIGSLAREGGLQSVLWAGPEQLKGARRSQKTQGTVRTRPVSLEMGFAADDFGYLVDLGLPQSAGKSVFARDPEIKREVLFAGPVLRPSATLVRRSLPFAEAVNSGNGFDELTRTLPLYRSVLAEYANPHALPELAAVRERLRGWRFYDGFRVDSGAPARYPQVGTRTPVLSDDGSDLAAAIQTILESGSDELSRVVADAFDGATISVAIHDGLFDLQLRQRGMLRPLRAAELSDGTLRFLLWAAALLSPEAPSLMVLNEPETSLHPDLVRPLAALIRAAAEQTQVVVVTHSRSLLEQADGADVIELYKDWGETRIAGQDLLSTPRWDWGKR, encoded by the coding sequence ATGTTGCAGACGGTCGCCATCCGCGGGTACCGCTCGCTACGCGAGGTCATCCTGCCGCTGGGTCGGCTGTCGATCATCACGGGAGCCAACGGCGCCGGAAAGTCGTCGGTGTACCGCGCGCTGCGACTGCTGGCGGATTGCGGCCGCGGCGAGGTCATCGGCTCGTTGGCCCGCGAGGGCGGGCTGCAATCGGTGCTCTGGGCCGGGCCCGAGCAACTGAAGGGCGCGCGACGCTCGCAGAAGACCCAGGGCACGGTTCGTACTAGGCCCGTGTCGCTCGAAATGGGCTTCGCTGCAGACGATTTCGGTTATCTGGTAGACCTGGGTCTCCCGCAGTCGGCCGGCAAGTCGGTCTTTGCCCGCGATCCCGAGATCAAACGGGAAGTGTTGTTCGCCGGCCCGGTGCTGCGGCCGAGCGCGACGCTGGTGCGCCGTTCGCTGCCGTTCGCCGAAGCCGTCAACTCCGGCAACGGTTTTGACGAGCTGACCCGCACGTTGCCGTTGTACCGCAGCGTGCTCGCCGAGTACGCCAACCCACACGCCCTTCCCGAACTCGCGGCCGTGCGGGAGCGGCTGCGCGGGTGGCGGTTCTATGACGGCTTTCGCGTCGACAGCGGGGCGCCGGCCCGGTACCCGCAGGTGGGCACTCGCACCCCCGTGCTCTCCGACGACGGCAGCGACCTGGCCGCGGCGATTCAGACGATCCTCGAATCGGGGTCCGACGAGTTAAGCCGGGTCGTCGCAGACGCATTCGACGGCGCCACGATCTCGGTTGCCATCCACGACGGATTGTTCGACCTGCAGCTGCGCCAGCGTGGCATGCTGCGCCCGTTGCGCGCGGCCGAATTATCTGACGGCACACTACGATTCCTGTTGTGGGCCGCCGCGCTGTTGAGCCCGGAGGCGCCGTCGCTGATGGTGCTCAACGAGCCGGAGACCTCGCTGCATCCCGATCTGGTGCGCCCGCTTGCCGCGCTGATCCGCGCCGCTGCCGAGCAGACTCAGGTGGTGGTCGTCACGCATTCCCGCTCACTGCTGGAACAGGCCGATGGGGCCGACGTGATCGAGCTCTACAAAGACTGGGGCGAAACCCGTATCGCCGGCCAGGACCTGCTGAGCACCCCACGCTGGGACTGGGGCAAGCGTTGA
- a CDS encoding DUF5685 family protein, which produces MFGIIRPCRHRLGSELAAAWTAQLCGLCLALRDDYGQSARIATNYDGLVVSLLVEAQSPEQPSRRKAGPCPGRGMRRADVATGDCARLAAVVSLALAAARVRDHVDDHDGMVGAAGVRPAARRIAERWVRQGTDTGHTLGFDTGVLIAAMDRQAELEATAGPGSSLLLVTEPTETAVAEAFAYTAVLAGRPDNQAPLREIGQLFGRIAHLLDAVEDYDDDLVRGKWNPLAATETPIDQARALCDDAALGIELALADVEFTDGRLANKLLTREVRRAISRTFSRSGHTTCGTPHGQQEPINFGNQPVGAGYPTGEIPDGETPGAGVKRKGGRGDGACICCCDGCDCCCDCGDCCDCGSCCDCS; this is translated from the coding sequence ATGTTCGGCATCATCCGGCCCTGCCGTCATCGACTTGGCAGCGAGCTCGCAGCAGCCTGGACCGCCCAATTGTGCGGATTGTGCCTGGCCCTGCGCGACGACTACGGCCAGTCCGCACGGATAGCGACCAACTACGACGGCCTCGTGGTCTCGCTTCTGGTCGAGGCGCAGTCTCCCGAGCAGCCCAGCCGCCGCAAGGCCGGGCCCTGCCCGGGGCGCGGCATGCGGCGCGCCGACGTGGCCACCGGCGACTGCGCGCGACTGGCCGCCGTCGTGTCGCTGGCCCTGGCCGCGGCGCGGGTCCGCGATCACGTCGACGACCACGACGGCATGGTGGGGGCGGCCGGCGTGCGCCCGGCCGCGCGCCGCATCGCCGAGCGCTGGGTGCGCCAGGGCACCGACACCGGCCACACCCTCGGCTTTGACACCGGCGTGCTGATCGCCGCGATGGACCGCCAAGCCGAGCTCGAGGCGACGGCCGGGCCTGGCAGCTCACTGCTGCTGGTGACCGAACCCACCGAAACCGCGGTCGCCGAAGCATTCGCCTACACAGCGGTGCTGGCCGGCCGCCCCGACAATCAGGCGCCGCTGCGCGAGATCGGGCAGCTGTTCGGGCGGATCGCGCACCTGCTCGACGCCGTCGAGGACTACGACGACGACCTGGTCCGGGGTAAGTGGAACCCGTTGGCCGCCACCGAAACTCCGATCGACCAGGCCCGCGCCTTGTGCGACGACGCGGCACTCGGCATCGAATTGGCCCTGGCCGACGTCGAATTCACCGACGGCCGGCTGGCCAACAAGCTGTTGACCCGCGAGGTGCGACGCGCGATCTCGCGCACCTTCAGCCGGTCCGGCCACACCACCTGCGGCACCCCGCACGGCCAGCAAGAACCCATCAACTTCGGCAACCAACCTGTCGGCGCCGGCTACCCGACGGGCGAAATCCCCGACGGCGAAACCCCCGGCGCCGGCGTGAAGCGCAAAGGCGGCCGCGGCGACGGCGCCTGCATCTGCTGCTGCGATGGTTGCGACTGCTGCTGCGACTGCGGTGACTGCTGTGATTGCGGCAGCTGCTGCGACTGCTCGTAG
- a CDS encoding protease inhibitor I42 family protein yields MKIRLSVTVAILVSSIVVGCHFESRNPPTAKALVVPMEQVLKQSNITENVTLAVGNTLKLQLGSNYSTPFRWQADAKIGDGSIIEQTSHQYVHPSTDALGAPGNEVWMFSALKPGTTTISTYYSSIVGKNTAPVCQYTAIVTVQ; encoded by the coding sequence GTGAAGATCAGGCTCTCCGTGACCGTCGCGATTCTCGTCTCGTCGATAGTGGTGGGTTGCCACTTCGAGAGCAGAAACCCGCCGACGGCCAAGGCGCTCGTGGTTCCCATGGAACAGGTGCTGAAGCAGAGCAACATCACCGAGAACGTCACGCTGGCGGTGGGGAACACTCTCAAACTGCAGTTGGGCTCGAACTACAGCACCCCATTTCGGTGGCAGGCCGACGCGAAGATCGGCGACGGGTCGATCATCGAGCAAACCAGTCACCAGTACGTGCACCCGAGCACCGACGCGTTGGGAGCGCCCGGTAACGAGGTGTGGATGTTCTCGGCGCTGAAGCCGGGGACAACGACGATTTCCACCTATTACTCCAGCATTGTGGGCAAGAACACCGCACCGGTGTGCCAGTACACGGCGATCGTGACTGTGCAGTAA
- a CDS encoding mycothiol-dependent nitroreductase Rv2466c family protein — MPECVPNECTVDFHFDPMCPFAFQTSLWIRDVREQLGITVNWRFFSLEEINRVEGKKHPWERDWSYGWSLMRIGALLRRTDMSLVDRWYAAIGDELHTLGGKPHEPAVARKLLGDIGVDDAILDAALADPSTHDEVRAEHQHVVDAGGYGVPTLFIDGQCLFGPVLVDPPTGPAALKLWDVVLGMAELPHVYELQRPKSAADAGLIGKSLRPYLDGRDWVSINRGEVIDVDRLAGRG; from the coding sequence CTGCCGGAGTGCGTCCCAAATGAGTGCACCGTCGATTTTCACTTCGACCCGATGTGCCCCTTCGCGTTTCAGACGTCATTGTGGATTCGTGACGTCCGCGAACAACTGGGCATCACCGTCAATTGGCGGTTCTTCAGCCTGGAAGAGATCAACCGGGTCGAGGGCAAGAAGCATCCGTGGGAGCGGGACTGGTCCTACGGCTGGTCGCTGATGCGGATCGGCGCACTGCTGCGGCGCACCGACATGTCCTTGGTCGACCGGTGGTACGCCGCGATCGGCGACGAGCTGCACACCCTCGGCGGCAAGCCGCACGAGCCCGCAGTGGCGCGAAAGTTGTTGGGCGACATCGGCGTCGACGACGCGATTCTCGATGCGGCACTTGCCGACCCAAGCACGCACGACGAGGTTCGCGCCGAGCATCAGCACGTGGTGGACGCCGGTGGCTACGGTGTCCCGACGCTGTTCATCGACGGGCAATGCCTGTTCGGCCCGGTGTTGGTGGACCCGCCGACCGGGCCGGCGGCGCTGAAACTGTGGGACGTCGTGCTCGGGATGGCCGAGCTGCCGCATGTCTACGAACTTCAGCGGCCCAAGTCAGCCGCCGATGCCGGGCTGATCGGGAAGAGCCTGCGGCCATACCTCGATGGGCGCGATTGGGTCAGCATCAACCGCGGTGAGGTCATCGACGTCGACCGGCTCGCCGGCCGCGGTTAA
- a CDS encoding TIGR03617 family F420-dependent LLM class oxidoreductase: MHIDVMTVPQPLTKIGDAARRTLAAGFSGLLFTETGRTAYLNAAVASQAAPGLQLSTGVAVAFPRSPFVTAAEAWELQEATGGNFRLGLGTQVRTHVVRRYGVEFERPGPRLRDYVLAVKACFSAFRTGKLDHHGEFYNLDFITPQWSAGPIDEPDPKVDVAAVNPWMLRMAGEVADGVHVHPLGELGYLKRHVLPNLAAGAEKAGRSPSDVAVIVPAMTIVGDTDEERDAQRETVRASMAFYGSTPNYAFIWDEAGFEGTTARIREKQKAGDFAGMAAQISDEHIAAFATESTWDGLADALSQKYGGIATRAALYNALGDQEHFERYGEVARRLR; the protein is encoded by the coding sequence GTGCACATTGACGTCATGACGGTTCCGCAACCGTTGACCAAGATCGGCGACGCGGCCCGGCGCACGCTGGCCGCGGGCTTCTCCGGCCTGCTGTTCACCGAGACCGGGCGCACCGCCTACCTCAACGCGGCGGTAGCCTCGCAGGCCGCGCCCGGACTCCAGCTGTCCACCGGTGTCGCGGTTGCCTTCCCGCGCAGTCCCTTCGTCACCGCCGCCGAGGCCTGGGAGCTACAGGAGGCGACCGGCGGCAACTTCCGGCTGGGCCTGGGCACGCAGGTCCGCACGCACGTCGTGCGCCGCTACGGTGTCGAGTTCGAACGTCCCGGTCCGCGGCTGCGCGACTACGTGCTGGCGGTGAAGGCCTGCTTTTCGGCGTTTCGCACCGGCAAGCTGGATCACCACGGCGAGTTTTACAACCTCGACTTCATCACCCCGCAGTGGAGCGCCGGCCCGATCGACGAGCCGGACCCCAAAGTCGATGTCGCAGCGGTGAATCCGTGGATGCTGCGGATGGCCGGCGAGGTGGCCGACGGCGTGCACGTCCACCCGCTCGGCGAACTCGGCTATCTGAAACGTCATGTGCTGCCGAACCTTGCCGCCGGCGCGGAGAAGGCCGGGCGCTCGCCATCGGACGTCGCGGTGATCGTCCCGGCGATGACGATCGTTGGCGACACCGACGAGGAGCGCGACGCCCAACGCGAGACGGTGCGCGCCAGCATGGCCTTCTACGGCAGCACCCCCAACTACGCGTTCATCTGGGACGAGGCAGGGTTCGAGGGGACCACGGCCCGCATTCGCGAGAAGCAGAAGGCCGGCGACTTCGCGGGCATGGCGGCCCAAATCAGCGACGAGCACATCGCGGCCTTCGCCACCGAGTCGACGTGGGATGGCCTGGCCGACGCGCTATCTCAGAAGTACGGCGGAATCGCTACCCGCGCAGCCCTTTACAACGCACTGGGCGACCAAGAGCACTTCGAACGGTACGGAGAGGTCGCCCGCCGGCTGCGTTAA